Proteins co-encoded in one Pedosphaera parvula Ellin514 genomic window:
- a CDS encoding thiol-disulfide oxidoreductase DCC family protein encodes MNTEITERYKGWVVYDADCALCRTWAGRTYRILRGRGFRLVPFHVEWVRKELGLKEGQLPDEMRLLNQDGKNIGGADAVVEIARTIWWAFPIYAVSRFPGMLLAFRTIYRTLAKRRNCIGKVCRLPQHDAKHAPEHSITSAFFELP; translated from the coding sequence GTGAATACGGAAATTACAGAAAGATATAAAGGGTGGGTGGTTTACGATGCTGATTGTGCTTTGTGCCGCACATGGGCGGGACGCACCTATCGAATTCTCCGAGGTCGCGGTTTCAGGCTCGTTCCTTTTCACGTGGAATGGGTTCGAAAGGAACTCGGGCTGAAGGAAGGCCAACTGCCGGATGAAATGCGGTTGCTTAATCAAGATGGGAAAAACATCGGTGGAGCGGATGCAGTGGTTGAAATCGCGCGAACGATTTGGTGGGCATTTCCTATTTATGCAGTTTCACGCTTTCCAGGTATGCTCCTGGCTTTTCGCACCATTTATCGAACATTGGCGAAACGTCGCAACTGCATAGGCAAGGTTTGCAGACTCCCACAGCACGATGCAAAGCATGCCCCAGAGCACAGCATCACCAGTGCATTTTTCGAATTACCATGA
- a CDS encoding GbsR/MarR family transcriptional regulator → MPALSTVQQKFILHWGEMGTRWGINRTVAQIHALLYISPKPLHAEDIAETLSVARSNVSTSLKELQGWGIIRMVHVLGDKRDHFESMKDVWEMFRLVLDERKRREIDPTLAMLRECIAESEQEKEKDPYTKERLRELSDFFETTSNWYTQIRQWPASALAKFAKLGDKGLKLLGLSAK, encoded by the coding sequence ATGCCTGCTCTATCAACAGTTCAACAAAAGTTCATCCTCCATTGGGGGGAGATGGGCACTCGCTGGGGCATCAATCGCACTGTGGCGCAAATTCATGCTCTGCTCTACATCTCACCCAAACCCTTGCACGCTGAAGATATCGCCGAAACCCTGTCAGTGGCTCGTTCGAATGTGAGCACCAGCCTTAAGGAACTTCAAGGGTGGGGTATCATTCGAATGGTTCATGTCCTGGGGGATAAGAGGGATCATTTCGAGTCGATGAAGGATGTGTGGGAAATGTTTCGCCTGGTTTTGGACGAGCGGAAGCGGCGGGAAATCGACCCGACTCTCGCCATGCTGCGCGAGTGTATCGCCGAAAGTGAGCAGGAGAAGGAAAAGGACCCGTACACGAAGGAACGGCTCAGGGAGCTTTCCGATTTTTTCGAGACCACCAGCAATTGGTACACGCAGATTCGCCAATGGCCAGCCAGTGCACTGGCAAAGTTCGCCAAACTGGGTGATAAAGGGTTAAAGCTTTTGGGATTATCCGCGAAGTAA
- a CDS encoding DUF309 domain-containing protein, with product MSKKSAKIAALIEACRGQELDAHYLGYFECFNQGLYFEAHDVLEELWLVDRKGPNYSFHKGMIQLAGAFVHLQKNRLKPSAALFKLAQANLQKYPAVHERLDLSVVLQLIEDWVYKLEAANFSSNPLNSTSSPKLYLTGSVKIQ from the coding sequence ATGAGCAAAAAGAGCGCGAAGATTGCAGCGTTAATCGAGGCCTGCCGAGGCCAGGAGCTGGATGCACATTACCTCGGTTATTTTGAATGCTTCAATCAAGGTTTGTACTTCGAAGCTCACGATGTCCTGGAAGAACTTTGGCTGGTCGATAGAAAAGGGCCGAATTACTCATTTCATAAGGGTATGATTCAGCTTGCCGGCGCCTTTGTGCATCTACAGAAAAACCGGCTCAAGCCTTCGGCTGCACTGTTCAAATTGGCTCAAGCCAATCTGCAAAAATATCCGGCAGTGCATGAACGACTGGACTTGTCAGTTGTACTGCAACTCATTGAAGATTGGGTTTATAAACTCGAAGCCGCGAACTTCAGCAGCAATCCTTTAAACTCGACCAGTTCGCCCAAGCTATATCTTACGGGTTCCGTGAAGATTCAGTAG
- a CDS encoding ParB/RepB/Spo0J family partition protein: MAKPALGRGLGALLGGSNTPGKPTTSAPAAITTSAAPVPDTRDRVQRISLNRIRPCSFQPRKAFSDEALRELADSIKEQGIVQPLIVRDRGDHFELIAGERRWRASQLLGLAEVPVIVREADDKSVLELALIENLQRENLNPLEEAQGYSQLIEQFQLKQDDVATKVGKSRAVVANALRLLKLAPSIQELIRNGKLSVGHAKVILGLPSEKLQKQAADKVIRDGLNVRQTETLVAHLQALGRATTSTPPSPVAPDANILDLESKLRERFGTKVRLKYAQGKGSLEVAFFSDDELERLLQIVGVKVD; encoded by the coding sequence ATGGCAAAACCAGCTTTGGGCCGCGGTCTCGGCGCACTGTTGGGAGGCTCCAATACTCCTGGAAAGCCTACCACCTCTGCTCCAGCGGCCATTACGACCAGCGCAGCACCCGTGCCCGACACGCGGGATCGAGTGCAACGCATTTCTTTGAATCGCATCCGTCCCTGCTCCTTTCAGCCTCGGAAGGCGTTTTCAGATGAGGCTTTACGCGAACTAGCCGACTCCATCAAGGAACAGGGTATCGTTCAACCCCTGATTGTTCGTGATCGGGGCGACCACTTTGAACTCATAGCCGGCGAACGTCGCTGGAGGGCCTCTCAATTGCTCGGCTTGGCGGAAGTCCCTGTAATCGTGCGCGAGGCTGACGATAAGTCAGTTTTGGAACTGGCCCTAATTGAGAACCTGCAGCGGGAAAACCTTAATCCACTGGAAGAAGCCCAGGGCTATTCACAGCTCATTGAGCAATTCCAACTAAAGCAGGATGATGTCGCCACTAAAGTAGGCAAAAGCCGCGCCGTCGTCGCGAACGCGCTCCGGTTGCTGAAACTGGCTCCCTCCATCCAGGAGCTAATTCGTAATGGCAAGCTTTCCGTAGGCCACGCGAAAGTTATTCTGGGGCTTCCCAGCGAGAAATTACAAAAGCAAGCCGCTGACAAAGTCATCAGAGACGGCTTGAACGTCCGCCAGACGGAAACACTGGTGGCCCACCTTCAGGCCTTGGGCCGTGCGACCACCAGCACTCCACCCTCGCCCGTCGCACCTGATGCAAATATTTTGGACCTGGAAAGCAAACTGCGCGAACGCTTTGGCACCAAGGTCCGCCTGAAATATGCCCAGGGCAAAGGTTCACTGGAGGTCGCCTTCTTTAGTGATGACGAATTGGAAAGGCTGCTGCAAATCGTCGGTGTAAAGGTGGATTGA
- a CDS encoding PfkB family carbohydrate kinase — protein sequence MNSPELRDRCAQQLLAASNRPSTLSAFVGLDGFVDEIIHVVDKRENAENYQRLPTIAKLAERLHGAAGMSTNIELVNQVIKLGGNGPIMANALASFGLRVTYLGTLGYPTLHPVFSNFAQQAEVYSIAEPGHTDALEFEDGKIMLGKHYPLKDVTWPNIQARFGREKFESKFRSADLVGFVNWTMLPYMSDVWASLQKELCPALNGRRRTMFIDLADPEKRTREDISRALQLIAGFEKYFDVVLGLNEKEAVAIGEVVGVKTSDHSPEGMAKLTAEINRLVPVSTVVVHPVTYALASSKQVVSLVEGPYVAKPLITTGAGDHFNSGFCLGKLLGFENELCVLLGVTTSGHYVRTAHSPGIKDLLQMLQNWPAK from the coding sequence ATGAACTCGCCCGAACTACGTGACCGTTGTGCACAGCAGTTGCTTGCTGCCAGCAATCGCCCTTCAACACTTTCCGCCTTCGTTGGCCTTGATGGCTTTGTCGATGAAATCATTCATGTTGTAGATAAACGTGAAAACGCCGAGAACTATCAGCGTCTTCCCACCATAGCCAAACTCGCCGAACGCCTGCACGGAGCGGCGGGAATGAGCACCAACATTGAGTTGGTAAATCAGGTAATTAAACTCGGTGGTAATGGCCCCATCATGGCCAATGCCCTGGCAAGCTTTGGATTGCGTGTCACCTACCTCGGCACGCTTGGCTATCCCACCTTGCATCCGGTCTTCTCAAACTTTGCCCAACAGGCGGAGGTCTATTCCATCGCTGAACCCGGACACACGGATGCCCTCGAATTTGAAGATGGCAAGATCATGCTGGGCAAACATTATCCTCTGAAGGATGTAACCTGGCCGAATATACAGGCGCGATTTGGCCGGGAGAAATTCGAATCCAAATTTAGGAGTGCTGATTTGGTGGGATTTGTCAATTGGACCATGCTTCCATATATGAGTGATGTTTGGGCTTCGCTTCAGAAAGAGCTCTGCCCCGCTCTGAATGGCAGACGGCGCACCATGTTCATTGATTTGGCTGATCCTGAAAAGAGAACCAGGGAAGACATTTCGCGTGCGCTTCAGTTGATTGCAGGCTTTGAAAAATATTTCGACGTGGTGCTCGGCCTGAATGAAAAGGAAGCTGTCGCAATTGGTGAGGTTGTGGGGGTAAAAACAAGTGATCATTCACCCGAGGGCATGGCCAAACTGACCGCAGAGATAAATCGTTTGGTCCCCGTTAGCACAGTGGTTGTGCATCCAGTTACCTATGCTCTGGCCTCAAGCAAGCAGGTTGTATCATTGGTTGAGGGACCGTACGTGGCCAAACCCCTCATCACAACTGGTGCGGGTGATCATTTCAACTCCGGGTTTTGCCTGGGCAAATTACTCGGTTTTGAAAATGAACTTTGCGTTTTACTCGGTGTAACCACCAGCGGTCACTATGTGCGCACCGCCCACAGCCCCGGCATCAAGGATCTGTTACAGATGCTACAGAACTGGCCTGCAAAATAG
- the def gene encoding peptide deformylase produces MSLKVIKYGHPVLRKKGEKVTRVTSEIKQFIKDMFETMYESRGIGLAAQQVARAVQITVIDVRGITDRPSTLELNGKPASVEKFMPLVLINPEVKPVGPKVAGTEGCLSFPEIFAEITRPETVDVVAMNENGERIEFRAGGLLARAVQHETDHLNGILFIDRMDTETKQELKPELEELQARTKAELKKSKE; encoded by the coding sequence ATGAGCTTGAAAGTTATCAAATATGGCCACCCTGTTTTGCGTAAAAAGGGTGAAAAGGTCACGCGAGTGACTTCGGAGATCAAACAGTTCATCAAGGACATGTTCGAAACCATGTATGAGTCTCGTGGCATCGGCCTGGCAGCGCAACAGGTCGCCAGGGCGGTCCAAATTACCGTCATCGATGTTCGTGGAATCACCGATCGTCCCTCCACGCTTGAGCTCAATGGCAAGCCAGCCAGTGTGGAGAAGTTTATGCCTTTGGTTTTGATTAACCCGGAAGTAAAACCTGTCGGCCCGAAGGTTGCAGGCACAGAAGGTTGCCTCAGTTTTCCAGAAATTTTCGCCGAAATCACCCGACCGGAAACGGTGGATGTGGTTGCGATGAATGAGAATGGCGAGCGTATCGAATTCCGGGCCGGCGGATTGCTGGCTCGCGCCGTGCAGCACGAAACCGATCACCTCAATGGAATTCTATTCATAGATCGGATGGACACGGAAACGAAACAGGAACTCAAGCCCGAGTTGGAGGAGCTTCAGGCACGCACGAAGGCAGAGCTGAAAAAGTCAAAGGAATAA
- the rpoN gene encoding RNA polymerase factor sigma-54 encodes MAQGLQLAQRLTQSLVLSPQMQQSLALLQAPTLELKALVETELQQNPVLEEVAAPETDQSERAKTDDGEQVEAVDPTEPPADVTFDPATEKADPQTEEFLAEFEKLSQLDQEWRDHYASTNAPTRQSADEEEKRQFMFDSLVAGTSLQEVLLEQVRESGLPEDLRPIGEMLIGNIDDYGYLKANIDELSFSTNIPAVKIEEVLKVIQTFDPPGVGARDLRECLLLQLERAGDQESIEYKIIRDYMDALGKRRIPEIARGLGLEVDEVQEAIASIGRLEPRPGRAFLADNHQYILPEVFVNKVGDDFVVTTNNEQIPHLRISNTYKDLMAQSGNSSEVINYIREKIRAGKFLIKSLHQRQQTILNIAIEIVKRQREFMEKGVSLLKPMTMVQVAEAVGVHETTVSRAVSSKYMQTPQGIFEMKYFFTAGIQTASGEGLSNTSVKDMIAEMFKKEDTTKPLSDQEIVKMLQEKGIVIARRTVAKYRSELNILPSNLRKVY; translated from the coding sequence ATGGCACAAGGCTTACAACTGGCACAGCGCCTGACGCAGTCACTGGTGTTATCGCCCCAGATGCAGCAGTCACTGGCATTATTGCAAGCGCCGACGCTCGAACTTAAGGCGTTGGTGGAAACCGAATTGCAGCAAAATCCGGTCCTTGAGGAAGTGGCGGCCCCGGAAACGGATCAGTCTGAGCGGGCAAAAACAGATGATGGAGAACAGGTTGAAGCCGTTGATCCGACAGAGCCGCCGGCAGATGTGACTTTTGATCCGGCGACGGAAAAGGCCGATCCTCAAACCGAGGAGTTTTTGGCGGAGTTTGAGAAATTATCCCAACTCGATCAGGAGTGGCGCGATCATTACGCCTCAACCAATGCTCCTACACGCCAGTCGGCTGATGAAGAGGAGAAACGGCAGTTCATGTTCGATTCCCTGGTGGCCGGAACTTCGCTTCAGGAGGTGCTTTTGGAACAAGTTCGGGAATCCGGTCTTCCTGAAGATTTGCGGCCGATTGGGGAGATGCTCATTGGCAATATTGATGACTACGGATATCTCAAGGCGAACATTGATGAGCTTTCCTTTTCCACCAATATCCCGGCGGTCAAAATCGAGGAAGTTCTGAAGGTTATCCAGACGTTTGATCCTCCAGGAGTCGGTGCCAGAGATCTGCGTGAGTGTCTGCTTCTTCAGTTGGAACGAGCAGGTGATCAGGAATCAATTGAATACAAGATCATTCGTGATTACATGGACGCGCTGGGCAAAAGGCGCATACCGGAGATTGCCCGCGGTTTGGGGTTGGAGGTAGATGAAGTGCAGGAGGCAATTGCCAGCATCGGACGGCTGGAGCCTCGTCCTGGCCGGGCTTTTCTGGCGGATAACCACCAATACATTCTCCCTGAAGTTTTTGTAAACAAGGTCGGAGATGACTTTGTGGTAACCACCAATAATGAGCAGATTCCTCATTTGCGCATCAGCAACACATACAAGGATCTCATGGCGCAATCGGGTAACTCCTCCGAGGTAATCAATTATATTCGCGAGAAGATTCGCGCCGGAAAATTCCTCATCAAGAGTCTGCATCAACGGCAGCAAACAATTCTCAACATAGCCATTGAAATCGTAAAACGTCAGCGCGAGTTCATGGAAAAAGGCGTTTCCCTGCTGAAACCAATGACGATGGTGCAAGTGGCAGAAGCCGTGGGGGTACATGAAACCACGGTCAGTCGTGCTGTCTCCAGCAAATACATGCAGACACCGCAAGGCATCTTCGAAATGAAGTATTTCTTCACCGCAGGCATCCAGACTGCTTCCGGCGAAGGTCTGTCCAACACCAGCGTGAAGGACATGATTGCGGAGATGTTCAAGAAGGAAGACACAACCAAGCCACTTTCAGACCAGGAAATCGTCAAAATGCTGCAGGAAAAGGGAATCGTAATCGCCCGCCGTACCGTTGCGAAATACCGCAGCGAATTAAACATTCTACCTTCCAATTTACGGAAGGTATATTAA
- a CDS encoding MBL fold metallo-hydrolase, whose protein sequence is MQKAFSRWKKVAPPLWHPYGQAVAVQLTILGSGSSGNSAYLETEDARILIDAGFSVRQIRQRLATIGRAPEGLSGILITHEHTDHINGLLGLATKLNIPVYCNRLTKDAIEYQFQTKLDCRIFGTGSSFELGDVIIETFSIPHDASDPVGFFMRTTAGQIGFLTDLGHATKLVLERVRASNVLVLESNHDLKLLQESSRPWSLKQRIAGRHGHLSNTEAADAAEVIMSADLRHLYLGHLSRECNRPEIAERTMHEKLQKIGATHVRIEVTSQDLPCSTLTLVPPAPLAAPQPPVQSPIQIQQTLF, encoded by the coding sequence ATGCAAAAAGCATTCTCCCGATGGAAAAAAGTTGCTCCGCCCCTTTGGCACCCTTACGGTCAGGCTGTGGCCGTTCAGTTGACCATTCTTGGAAGCGGATCAAGCGGTAACTCCGCCTATTTGGAGACCGAGGATGCCCGCATTCTTATTGATGCGGGATTCAGTGTCCGCCAGATTCGCCAGCGCCTGGCTACCATTGGCCGGGCACCCGAAGGCCTTTCAGGGATTCTTATCACGCACGAACACACGGATCACATTAACGGCTTGTTGGGCCTGGCCACGAAACTGAACATTCCCGTTTATTGCAACCGCCTTACGAAAGACGCCATCGAATACCAATTTCAAACCAAGCTTGATTGCCGTATTTTTGGAACCGGCAGCAGCTTTGAATTGGGCGATGTGATTATCGAAACTTTCAGCATCCCCCACGATGCCAGCGACCCGGTGGGATTTTTTATGCGTACCACCGCCGGCCAGATTGGCTTTTTGACCGATCTCGGGCATGCCACCAAGTTGGTTCTGGAGCGCGTGCGTGCGTCCAATGTTCTGGTGCTTGAATCCAATCACGATCTCAAACTGTTGCAGGAGTCCAGCCGTCCCTGGAGTTTGAAACAACGCATTGCCGGGCGCCATGGGCATCTTTCGAACACAGAAGCTGCTGATGCTGCTGAAGTAATCATGTCGGCTGACCTGCGGCACCTGTATTTGGGCCATCTTAGCCGCGAGTGTAACCGCCCTGAAATTGCGGAACGCACGATGCACGAAAAATTGCAGAAAATTGGCGCCACTCATGTCCGCATCGAGGTGACATCTCAAGACCTCCCCTGCTCAACTTTGACACTGGTCCCTCCGGCACCATTAGCCGCACCCCAACCACCTGTTCAGTCCCCGATCCAGATTCAACAGACATTGTTCTAG
- a CDS encoding DUF4339 domain-containing protein, producing the protein MEWFYSRNGQKTGPVIDAQFKLLVSSGQITSETLVWRAGLPGWLPYGRLDASVPPPIPPQLRIWHSKKLLVMDHSAQLPDRCIKCNAQSKIRLKRKLYWHSPAYYLLIVAGVLVYAIVAMAIRKTAVIEVGLCDLHSTKRRNGIWISWGIFALSLVLIGFAISLKNGWPALAGGIGILASLVYAAISNTTVHASRIDERVWLKGACADYLSTFPPTQK; encoded by the coding sequence ATGGAATGGTTTTACTCGCGCAACGGTCAGAAAACAGGGCCGGTGATTGACGCTCAATTTAAATTGTTGGTTAGCTCAGGACAAATTACTTCAGAAACGTTGGTATGGCGGGCTGGACTACCAGGTTGGTTACCCTATGGCAGGCTCGATGCCTCCGTTCCCCCTCCAATACCTCCTCAGCTACGAATTTGGCACAGTAAAAAATTACTGGTTATGGACCATAGTGCCCAACTGCCGGATCGTTGCATAAAATGTAACGCTCAGTCCAAAATCCGGTTGAAACGAAAGCTCTACTGGCACAGCCCCGCCTATTATTTACTAATTGTTGCCGGCGTGCTGGTTTATGCGATTGTCGCGATGGCCATTCGAAAAACTGCTGTCATTGAAGTCGGGCTATGCGATCTCCATTCCACAAAGAGAAGAAACGGCATCTGGATAAGTTGGGGCATATTTGCCTTGTCACTGGTTTTGATCGGCTTTGCAATTAGCCTCAAGAATGGATGGCCCGCACTTGCCGGGGGAATCGGCATTCTGGCGTCATTGGTTTACGCGGCCATTTCAAACACAACTGTCCATGCCAGCAGAATTGACGAACGTGTGTGGTTAAAAGGTGCCTGCGCCGATTATCTTTCCACTTTTCCACCAACCCAAAAGTAA
- a CDS encoding [glutamate--ammonia-ligase] adenylyltransferase translates to MQLLPRFFALCPKPDKKPADRKVIERRLSDPDRVLTRLDNFIAAYGARSTMFELWNSNPSIFELLLLLFDRSEFLAEVAIRTPDLVDELVMSGRLRQRKSSEETLVDLRYGKDDPDQRLWLRRYHQAELMRIGLRDILGLADFEQNLTELSGLADACLRYALEVVLRKHKIRSSPFVIVGLGKLGGSEINYGSDLDITFITDVSPKDLPKLQKMATEVMDMLSGRTEQGIVFLTDARLRPDGEKGLLVNTLEAYEDYYRHRAQLWEIQSISRIRAVAGDMELGRRFQELVAVLTDFRPANVAANFVETAKRTSKKHSKLQKAKPGASAKTKSGLVAYVPAWKEKIRHMRYRIEKERTPAGQDTLAIKTGLGGLMDAEFIAQTLCLANGWQEPNTLKALEKGRDNGVIDKQDAHLLIENYKKLRRIEGILRRWSFEGETVLPTEEAPFYRVSIRCGFFSPEEFRKELQRIRSAIRQVYEKVLVSE, encoded by the coding sequence ATGCAGTTATTGCCCAGGTTTTTTGCACTTTGTCCCAAGCCGGACAAAAAGCCTGCCGACAGAAAAGTAATTGAAAGAAGATTGTCCGATCCCGACCGGGTCCTAACCCGCCTCGACAACTTTATCGCTGCTTATGGCGCTCGATCAACCATGTTTGAGCTATGGAATAGCAACCCTTCCATTTTCGAGCTGCTCCTGCTGCTTTTCGACCGGTCTGAGTTTTTGGCCGAGGTGGCGATTCGGACACCCGATCTCGTTGATGAGTTGGTTATGAGTGGTCGCTTGCGACAGCGGAAAAGCTCCGAGGAAACACTGGTTGATCTTCGTTATGGGAAGGATGATCCTGACCAGCGACTCTGGCTGCGTCGATACCATCAAGCTGAACTGATGCGAATTGGGTTGCGCGACATTCTTGGTCTGGCTGATTTCGAACAGAATCTTACCGAACTTTCCGGTCTGGCTGATGCGTGTCTCCGATACGCATTGGAAGTGGTTTTGCGTAAACATAAAATCAGAAGTTCGCCGTTCGTGATTGTCGGACTCGGCAAGCTGGGTGGCTCCGAGATAAATTATGGTTCGGATCTGGACATCACCTTCATCACTGATGTTTCACCAAAAGATCTGCCTAAACTTCAAAAAATGGCGACTGAGGTAATGGACATGCTTTCGGGAAGGACAGAACAAGGAATTGTTTTCCTGACCGATGCCCGGTTGCGTCCCGATGGAGAGAAGGGTTTGCTGGTTAACACCCTGGAGGCATACGAGGATTATTATCGGCACCGCGCGCAATTGTGGGAGATTCAATCGATTTCCAGGATCCGTGCTGTGGCAGGAGATATGGAATTGGGCCGACGCTTTCAGGAGTTAGTTGCGGTCCTGACAGATTTTCGTCCAGCGAATGTGGCTGCTAATTTCGTGGAAACTGCGAAACGGACTTCGAAGAAGCACAGTAAATTGCAGAAAGCCAAACCTGGAGCCTCAGCAAAAACCAAATCTGGTTTGGTCGCTTACGTACCGGCGTGGAAGGAAAAGATTCGGCACATGCGTTATCGCATCGAAAAGGAGCGCACGCCGGCAGGTCAGGATACCCTGGCTATTAAGACCGGGCTTGGTGGATTGATGGATGCGGAGTTTATAGCCCAGACGCTCTGTTTGGCGAATGGTTGGCAGGAACCGAATACTCTTAAGGCGCTCGAAAAGGGCAGGGACAACGGTGTCATTGATAAGCAGGACGCTCACCTGTTGATTGAAAACTATAAGAAACTTCGTCGCATTGAAGGAATCTTAAGACGCTGGAGTTTTGAAGGTGAAACCGTCCTGCCAACGGAAGAGGCTCCTTTTTATCGTGTATCCATTAGGTGCGGTTTTTTTTCTCCAGAGGAATTTCGCAAGGAATTGCAGAGAATACGCAGTGCTATTCGCCAGGTTTACGAGAAAGTTTTGGTATCTGAATAG
- a CDS encoding [glutamate--ammonia-ligase] adenylyltransferase, with the protein MKNPVWEKAIKSSPVPQRARHELGLLAATNAVSSLENASEEQARIVCALLSGSQALSGWLVSNPELISVLTPEHLQFARREQGLRREVNEWMTPLLKAQDYSGGLKQLRLFKQRETLRIAARDLARLGGVVEITREISDLADVCLSTVFQICNQQLIERLGQPYHQDMDGRWLPTRFCVFGMGKLGGQELNYSSDVDVIFVYSDEGQVFKAPPAKPKAVSGSFSNHQFFIRLAETFIAEVGRMTAEGTLYRIDLRLRPEGDAGPLVRSLGSYENYYAQWGQTWERMMLIKTRCVAGDQALAAEFLEMIQPFRYPRSLGGGVIREIAAMKDRIETEVVKAGELDRNVKLGRGGIREIEFVAQTLQLINGGRIPFLQGAQTLPTLDKLVSYDLLPSAEAKVLKEAYYFLRDVEHRLQMENNLQTHTIPVSRAAQECLAGLMGYSSLKEFESARKNTPKTSAGFMVNYLNLRARSRRRFCLANSIGRS; encoded by the coding sequence ATGAAGAATCCGGTTTGGGAAAAAGCCATCAAGTCCAGTCCTGTCCCACAAAGAGCAAGGCATGAGCTGGGACTTCTTGCTGCCACGAACGCAGTCAGCAGCCTGGAAAACGCCTCCGAGGAACAGGCCCGAATTGTCTGCGCATTATTGAGTGGTTCCCAGGCACTCAGCGGATGGTTGGTGTCAAATCCTGAATTGATTTCGGTTCTGACTCCTGAGCATTTGCAGTTTGCACGCCGCGAGCAGGGCCTGCGGCGGGAGGTGAACGAATGGATGACGCCTCTGCTGAAGGCGCAGGATTATTCGGGGGGGCTCAAACAACTCCGCCTTTTCAAGCAACGGGAGACTTTGCGCATTGCCGCCCGGGATTTGGCCAGATTGGGTGGAGTGGTCGAAATTACGCGCGAGATTTCCGATCTGGCCGACGTCTGCCTGAGCACCGTTTTTCAAATCTGTAATCAACAACTCATCGAAAGACTGGGCCAGCCTTACCATCAGGACATGGACGGTCGCTGGCTTCCGACCAGGTTTTGTGTGTTTGGAATGGGTAAGCTCGGTGGCCAGGAACTTAACTACAGCTCTGACGTGGATGTGATTTTCGTCTATAGCGACGAAGGGCAAGTTTTCAAGGCTCCTCCAGCCAAGCCGAAAGCGGTTTCCGGAAGTTTTTCAAACCATCAATTTTTCATTCGTCTGGCGGAGACGTTCATTGCAGAAGTTGGCCGGATGACCGCCGAAGGCACACTTTATCGGATTGATCTGCGCTTGCGACCTGAAGGCGACGCCGGACCGCTCGTCAGGTCTCTGGGTAGTTATGAGAATTACTATGCGCAGTGGGGACAAACCTGGGAGCGGATGATGCTGATAAAAACCCGTTGTGTGGCCGGGGATCAGGCTCTGGCCGCGGAATTCCTCGAAATGATTCAACCATTCCGCTACCCGCGCTCATTGGGTGGAGGAGTTATTCGAGAAATAGCGGCAATGAAGGATCGCATCGAAACGGAGGTCGTCAAAGCCGGCGAACTGGACCGCAACGTCAAGCTCGGACGAGGTGGGATTCGAGAAATTGAGTTCGTTGCACAAACGCTTCAGCTGATAAACGGCGGCAGGATTCCTTTTTTGCAAGGTGCACAAACTCTTCCAACTCTGGACAAACTGGTAAGCTACGACTTGCTTCCCTCTGCCGAAGCCAAGGTTTTGAAGGAAGCCTACTATTTCCTGCGCGACGTGGAGCATCGCCTCCAAATGGAGAACAACCTACAGACTCACACCATCCCAGTATCGCGAGCGGCACAGGAATGTCTGGCCGGATTGATGGGTTACTCGAGTTTGAAGGAGTTTGAATCTGCCCGAAAGAACACACCCAAAACGTCCGCCGGATTTATGGTAAATTACTTAAATCTGAGGGCGCGGAGCCGGAGGAGATTTTGCCTCGCGAATTCGATAGGCCGAAGCTGA